A single region of the Demequina sp. genome encodes:
- a CDS encoding alternate-type signal peptide domain-containing protein, which translates to MNKTTKAAVATATGIVLLLGGAGSLAYWTDTANTGGSATTINAGTLQLTAVNVGTWTKSFNGGASSTVTPGTFLMVPGDTLVYTQTFNVNARGQDLIFTIAPTDPTLGGALGTSTAVTKTFSPPVFTSSDSSITGTAGKYTIATAANGIGTGTITVTWTIAWPFANAPATDNGLKSAALTLTTGAVVLTQVAS; encoded by the coding sequence ATGAACAAGACAACTAAGGCTGCCGTGGCTACGGCCACCGGCATCGTACTTCTCCTGGGCGGCGCTGGCTCGCTCGCGTACTGGACCGATACGGCCAACACCGGCGGCTCCGCAACCACCATCAACGCGGGAACTCTGCAGCTCACGGCCGTTAACGTCGGCACGTGGACTAAGAGCTTCAACGGCGGTGCCTCGAGCACCGTCACGCCGGGCACCTTCCTGATGGTTCCGGGAGACACGCTCGTCTACACCCAGACCTTCAATGTCAACGCTCGAGGCCAGGACCTGATTTTCACGATCGCGCCGACCGACCCGACTCTGGGTGGCGCGCTCGGCACCTCCACGGCCGTGACGAAGACCTTCTCGCCCCCCGTCTTTACGAGCTCTGACTCGTCCATCACCGGCACCGCCGGCAAGTACACGATCGCGACGGCTGCCAACGGGATCGGCACCGGAACCATCACCGTGACGTGGACCATCGCGTGGCCGTTCGCCAACGCGCCCGCGACCGACAACGGGCTCAAGAGTGCGGCGCTCACGCTGACTACCGGCGCGGTCGTCCTGACTCAGGTCGCTTCCTAG
- a CDS encoding RICIN domain-containing protein — protein sequence MSILSKLNRRVAAVAAVGVFAALAGASASWGYWTTQGAATVTVDSADLTITTANFSTVSKTFGNQTLVGTGSVTVTNSTVSTSAQKGVVTLNFSAAGSTAALRGNFSFVVWLSTTANPCTDAATAGTALVTSNWNTGGSYTTGTAGAFSVGESRTYCVRTTIANPATAWPSTGTVTITPRVAGSIALGNYSGAATALTATQTTQYLFPVTTPNTASTAWFYIHRVFTNAAATNYCADLEGGDGPNGIGWPCKTGGTTNQSWGFEAVSGKAGYYTIRSNITAATVLQQNSTGVPVTSASFASGQVNQQWMLQQTATNYVGATATRAFYQIVNASTGQCLTYAAVNGTTAALNQLQMANCDGTASQQFLVVRTMFSAVNGGTNTVSCAYANPNFTVTFSAATPGMRYEMRRGTTVVSSSTFGAGGTGTVVVSFDDAADGAFDIYEDSNATGDAGTLVASGTINKGNRASSGTNACTVTGLGQ from the coding sequence GTGAGCATCCTCTCCAAGCTGAACCGCCGCGTCGCTGCCGTGGCGGCCGTTGGCGTGTTCGCCGCATTGGCGGGGGCGTCGGCCTCTTGGGGGTACTGGACCACGCAGGGAGCCGCGACTGTAACGGTGGACTCCGCGGACCTCACCATCACGACCGCGAACTTCTCCACCGTGAGCAAGACATTCGGCAATCAGACGCTCGTTGGCACCGGCAGCGTGACGGTCACCAACTCCACTGTCAGCACGAGTGCGCAGAAGGGAGTGGTGACACTCAACTTCAGCGCCGCCGGCTCCACCGCCGCGCTGCGCGGCAACTTCAGCTTCGTCGTCTGGCTCTCGACTACGGCAAACCCCTGTACAGACGCGGCCACTGCAGGCACCGCCCTGGTGACGAGCAACTGGAACACGGGAGGTTCATACACGACGGGTACGGCCGGAGCATTCAGCGTCGGCGAGTCCCGAACGTACTGCGTGCGCACCACGATCGCGAACCCGGCGACCGCGTGGCCCTCAACCGGGACTGTGACCATTACCCCGCGGGTAGCGGGGTCCATCGCGCTGGGGAACTACTCCGGCGCTGCGACGGCGCTCACCGCTACACAGACCACCCAGTACCTCTTCCCGGTGACGACTCCGAACACGGCGTCAACCGCGTGGTTCTACATCCACCGCGTATTCACCAACGCCGCGGCAACCAACTACTGCGCGGACCTCGAGGGCGGCGACGGGCCTAATGGGATCGGGTGGCCGTGCAAGACGGGCGGGACCACGAACCAGTCCTGGGGCTTTGAAGCAGTGAGCGGCAAGGCCGGTTACTACACGATCAGGTCCAACATCACGGCCGCAACGGTGCTGCAGCAGAACTCCACCGGTGTTCCCGTAACGTCCGCTTCCTTCGCGAGCGGACAGGTCAACCAGCAGTGGATGCTTCAACAGACCGCTACCAACTATGTGGGCGCCACGGCGACCCGCGCGTTCTACCAGATCGTCAACGCGTCCACCGGTCAATGCCTCACCTACGCTGCCGTCAACGGCACCACCGCTGCGCTCAACCAGTTGCAGATGGCGAATTGCGATGGCACCGCCTCGCAGCAGTTCCTCGTGGTACGGACAATGTTCTCAGCTGTGAATGGCGGCACGAATACCGTGTCGTGTGCCTATGCGAATCCGAATTTCACCGTGACGTTCAGCGCAGCCACGCCTGGCATGCGCTACGAGATGCGGCGCGGGACCACCGTGGTGAGTTCCTCGACCTTCGGCGCGGGGGGCACCGGCACCGTCGTGGTCTCGTTCGATGATGCCGCCGATGGGGCCTTTGACATCTACGAGGACAGTAACGCTACGGGAGATGCCGGGACCCTCGTTGCAAGCGGCACCATCAATAAGGGCAACAGGGCCAGTTCCGGAACTAACGCCTGCACGGTCACCGGCCTGGGGCAATGA